A single Crateriforma conspicua DNA region contains:
- a CDS encoding sulfatase-like hydrolase/transferase, which yields MKQYLLMTLGLCWAGLWLGLPPCHADTRPNFVFILTDDQSYGMMGCDGNQLTQTPNLDQLAKDGVFFDSAYVSSAICTPSRISIFLGQFERKHGVNFNSGTSVAPQAWKKSYPVLLRDAGYYTGYVGKNHAPIGDGGYDSGLMEKSFDYFYAGHRHLTFYPKDRHAIFNDAAFDTQVEILSEGATDFLSNEHRLGRAIRFLDVRPTERPFCLSVCFNLPHNAGTGSMALRDSDDEIYKTLYRDQEIPMPPHYVAKADIKQPKVPADVWRVSDRQTGYDHVDNPDDNRERIIRKMQAMTGIDRMVGQLREKLAELDVDQNTILVFASDHGLFMGEQGLGGKALCYEKVTHIPMMIYNPLAESNARGRRCDELVQTVDLAPTMLDYAGVDVPETMQGKSLRGLIDQDGDAVHDYIFTENLWVTHFGNPKIEAVQDKRWKYIRYYRNNCMSAEAKIGAAAQLGLKQTAALYGVSDPMMFHYRDLVESSLRTPFPDYEELYDLANDPSELNNLAADPKHARQLNRLRKVWRQKLRQARGTEPPAVLRYTDESELERQLASKQSKSGNR from the coding sequence ATGAAACAATACTTATTGATGACCTTGGGCCTTTGTTGGGCCGGACTTTGGTTAGGGTTGCCGCCGTGTCATGCCGACACGCGACCCAATTTCGTCTTCATTTTGACCGACGATCAGTCGTACGGGATGATGGGGTGCGACGGCAATCAATTGACTCAAACGCCCAACCTGGACCAGCTGGCGAAAGATGGCGTCTTCTTTGATTCCGCCTATGTTTCCAGTGCGATCTGTACGCCCAGCCGAATATCGATTTTTTTGGGCCAGTTCGAGCGTAAGCACGGTGTGAATTTCAACTCGGGGACCAGTGTCGCGCCGCAAGCTTGGAAGAAGTCGTACCCGGTGCTGTTGCGCGACGCCGGGTATTACACCGGGTACGTCGGCAAGAACCACGCACCGATTGGTGATGGCGGTTATGACAGCGGGCTGATGGAGAAGTCGTTCGACTACTTTTACGCCGGCCATCGGCATTTGACGTTCTATCCCAAGGATCGGCACGCGATCTTTAATGACGCGGCTTTTGATACCCAGGTAGAAATCTTGTCCGAAGGGGCGACGGATTTCTTGTCAAATGAACACCGCTTGGGGCGAGCGATCCGTTTTCTGGACGTTCGGCCGACCGAGCGACCGTTTTGTCTGAGCGTGTGTTTCAACCTACCGCACAATGCGGGTACCGGGTCGATGGCGCTGCGTGATTCGGATGATGAAATTTATAAAACGCTGTATCGAGATCAAGAGATCCCGATGCCGCCGCACTACGTGGCCAAAGCCGATATCAAACAGCCCAAAGTCCCCGCCGACGTCTGGCGAGTGTCGGATCGTCAAACCGGATACGACCACGTTGACAATCCGGACGACAACCGAGAACGAATCATCCGCAAAATGCAGGCGATGACGGGGATCGATCGCATGGTCGGTCAGTTGCGTGAAAAGCTGGCCGAGTTGGACGTGGATCAAAACACCATTTTGGTGTTCGCGTCCGATCACGGATTGTTCATGGGCGAACAGGGCCTTGGTGGCAAAGCACTTTGCTATGAAAAGGTCACGCATATTCCCATGATGATTTACAACCCATTGGCGGAATCGAATGCGCGCGGCCGGCGATGTGATGAACTGGTCCAGACGGTGGACTTGGCCCCGACCATGTTGGACTATGCGGGTGTCGACGTTCCCGAAACGATGCAAGGCAAATCGCTGCGAGGTTTGATCGACCAGGACGGCGACGCGGTTCATGATTACATCTTCACCGAGAACCTTTGGGTTACCCACTTTGGGAATCCCAAGATCGAAGCGGTCCAAGACAAGCGTTGGAAATACATCCGTTACTATCGCAACAATTGCATGTCGGCCGAGGCGAAGATCGGAGCGGCCGCTCAGCTGGGATTGAAGCAGACCGCGGCGCTGTACGGCGTCAGCGATCCGATGATGTTCCACTATCGTGATTTGGTGGAATCTTCGCTGCGTACGCCGTTTCCCGACTACGAAGAACTGTACGACTTGGCCAATGATCCGAGCGAGTTGAACAACCTGGCCGCGGATCCGAAACACGCGCGTCAACTGAATCGACTTCGCAAGGTGTGGCGTCAGAAACTGCGACAGGCTCGTGGCACCGAACCACCGGCGGTGCTGCGTTACACCGACGAAAGCGAACTGGAACGCCAGCTTGCATCGAAACAATCAAAATCTGGTAACCGTTGA
- a CDS encoding Gfo/Idh/MocA family protein, translating into MNRKNEGFQAHAPSRRQFLKTASAASLAAWPIGSTTAKAASKSERLRFALIGCGGNGTRTSPVGKEFADLVALCDVDEGHLQRGNELLCDGKADLYSDYQQILQRDDIDMVQISTPDHWHTKILVEAMLAGKDAYCEKPLTLTIDEGKLIRKVQKETGRVVQVGTQQRSSFDKFNKALAIIAEGRLGTLKKVTVRINAGSWSPEIPLADVPSGLDWDRWLGPAPKADYRYLKTPNDRWYTNGHTQFRWWYQYSGGKLTDWGAHHIDIGLLGIAAAGLNDQPVSINGTAAHDVKFVDGIPQQDDRYNTAREFDLTVRFAGGDVEMNIRHDGDRGILFEGDQGRIFVNRGKLVGKPVEDLAHDPLPDDAIAKIYRGMPMEGNDRPAHWANLIHCINTRQLPIANVHSHMRSLHVCHLAGICCRLGREIRWDPDAERVIGDELADSMLARPYRPGYEIQM; encoded by the coding sequence ATGAATCGCAAGAACGAAGGCTTTCAAGCACACGCGCCGTCGCGCCGTCAGTTTCTGAAGACCGCGTCGGCCGCATCGTTGGCCGCCTGGCCGATCGGATCGACCACCGCAAAAGCGGCTTCGAAGTCCGAGCGTCTGCGGTTTGCATTGATCGGATGCGGTGGCAATGGAACGCGGACGTCGCCGGTGGGGAAGGAGTTTGCCGACTTGGTCGCGTTGTGCGATGTCGATGAAGGTCACCTTCAGCGTGGGAACGAATTGCTGTGTGACGGCAAAGCGGACTTGTATTCGGATTATCAACAGATTCTGCAACGTGACGATATCGACATGGTGCAGATTTCGACGCCCGATCACTGGCACACCAAGATCTTGGTCGAAGCGATGTTGGCGGGCAAAGACGCGTACTGCGAGAAGCCTTTGACGTTGACCATCGATGAAGGCAAGCTGATTCGCAAAGTGCAAAAGGAAACCGGACGCGTCGTCCAAGTCGGCACGCAACAACGCAGCAGCTTTGACAAGTTCAACAAAGCGTTGGCGATCATCGCCGAGGGCCGGTTGGGCACGTTGAAGAAGGTGACCGTGCGGATCAATGCCGGTAGTTGGAGTCCAGAGATTCCGCTGGCTGACGTTCCCAGCGGTTTGGATTGGGATCGTTGGCTGGGTCCGGCACCGAAAGCGGATTACCGCTATTTGAAAACGCCCAACGATAGGTGGTACACCAACGGGCACACACAATTCCGTTGGTGGTATCAGTATTCCGGTGGCAAGCTGACCGACTGGGGCGCCCACCACATCGACATTGGTCTGTTGGGCATTGCCGCGGCCGGCTTGAACGATCAACCCGTTTCTATCAACGGGACCGCGGCTCATGACGTTAAGTTTGTCGACGGGATTCCACAGCAAGACGATCGCTACAACACGGCGCGTGAATTTGATTTGACGGTCCGGTTTGCCGGCGGCGACGTGGAGATGAATATCCGGCACGACGGCGATCGCGGGATTTTGTTCGAAGGCGACCAGGGACGCATCTTCGTCAATCGCGGCAAGTTGGTCGGCAAACCGGTGGAGGACTTGGCACACGACCCGTTGCCCGACGATGCGATCGCCAAGATCTATCGTGGGATGCCGATGGAAGGCAACGATCGGCCGGCGCACTGGGCCAACCTGATTCACTGCATCAACACGCGACAGTTGCCGATCGCCAACGTGCATTCGCATATGCGGTCGCTGCACGTTTGTCACTTGGCCGGGATTTGTTGCCGTCTGGGACGTGAGATCCGGTGGGACCCCGATGCGGAGCGAGTGATCGGAGACGAATTGGCCGACAGCATGCTGGCGCGTCCGTATCGACCGGGCTATGAGATCCAGATGTAG
- a CDS encoding AAA family ATPase: MAADADHGGTVNGGPPQDDAALGTDDAKRLSEARERIRQQLGKIIVGQDDVIEEILIGLFSRGHVLLEGVPGLAKTLMISTLAQTLDLSFSRIQFTPDLMPADVTGTEIIEEDRNSGHRELRFMKGPLFANVVLADEINRTPPKTQASLLEAMQERQVTVGRTRHPLDNPFFVLATQNPIEQEGTYPLPEAQQDRFMFKIFVEYPSFDEEFEVARRTTGMNDQDVQPVMAAEEIIRLQDLVRRVPVSDHVIRYALSLVRQTRVGSDGVPDFVDELVGWGAGPRAVQFLILGGKARALLQGRFHVQIEDIQALAKPVLRHRMVVNFAAESEGIGSDEVIDRIIDATPTTEDALSRDARFQKIFAS, translated from the coding sequence ATGGCCGCTGATGCCGATCACGGCGGGACCGTCAACGGTGGACCGCCGCAAGACGACGCCGCTTTGGGGACAGATGATGCGAAGCGGTTGTCGGAAGCTCGGGAGAGGATCCGTCAACAACTGGGCAAAATCATCGTCGGACAGGACGATGTCATCGAAGAAATCTTGATCGGGCTGTTCAGCCGCGGTCACGTATTGCTCGAGGGTGTGCCTGGTTTGGCCAAGACGCTGATGATCAGCACGTTGGCACAGACGTTGGACCTCAGTTTCAGCCGGATCCAGTTCACCCCCGACTTGATGCCCGCCGACGTCACGGGCACCGAAATCATCGAAGAAGATCGGAATTCTGGGCATCGCGAATTGCGGTTCATGAAGGGGCCGCTGTTTGCCAACGTCGTGTTGGCGGACGAAATCAACCGGACGCCGCCCAAGACGCAGGCGTCGTTGTTGGAAGCGATGCAGGAACGTCAGGTCACCGTGGGGCGGACGCGGCACCCGCTGGACAATCCGTTCTTTGTCTTGGCGACCCAAAACCCGATTGAACAGGAAGGCACCTATCCGCTGCCCGAGGCGCAGCAGGACCGGTTCATGTTCAAAATCTTCGTCGAGTATCCCAGCTTTGACGAAGAATTCGAAGTCGCCCGGCGAACGACCGGAATGAACGATCAGGACGTCCAACCGGTGATGGCGGCCGAAGAAATCATTCGTCTGCAAGACCTGGTGCGTCGCGTCCCGGTCAGCGATCACGTCATTCGATACGCACTGTCGCTGGTCCGTCAAACGCGGGTCGGCAGCGACGGCGTGCCGGACTTTGTCGACGAATTGGTCGGCTGGGGTGCCGGCCCGCGGGCGGTCCAGTTTTTGATTCTGGGCGGAAAGGCCAGGGCATTATTGCAGGGCCGATTCCACGTCCAAATCGAAGACATCCAAGCGTTGGCCAAACCGGTGCTGCGTCACCGCATGGTGGTCAACTTCGCCGCCGAAAGCGAAGGCATCGGCAGCGACGAAGTCATCGATCGGATCATTGACGCCACGCCCACCACCGAAGACGCCCTGTCACGCGATGCCCGGTTCCAAAAGATATTTGCGTCCTGA
- a CDS encoding DUF58 domain-containing protein, giving the protein MRPEVTGRIRRLELTARRVVEGFLSGMHRSPYFGQSIEFLQHRQYVPGDEIRHIDWKVYARQDRLHIKQYEEETNLRLQLVVDRSASMAYGDGDSNKFDYSASIAASLAYLALRQKDATGLYTFDTAVRDSITARSNQQQLARMLALLESVGADGRTDLKSVAMEIAQTIPRRGLVVVISDLLGVDSLLEGLQVFRARGHDVALFHVLHDHEVDFQFDGATRFEGLETDQILNCNPRALREGYLEALNEFLESTRRACGRLQIDYMLTRTSEPLDAVLAKFLSTRLRLPNLRK; this is encoded by the coding sequence TTGCGTCCTGAGGTTACCGGTCGCATCCGCCGCTTGGAGTTGACGGCTCGTCGGGTCGTCGAAGGCTTCCTTAGCGGCATGCACCGCAGCCCCTACTTCGGTCAATCGATCGAGTTTCTGCAGCACCGGCAATACGTGCCCGGTGACGAGATTCGGCACATCGATTGGAAGGTGTACGCGCGGCAGGACCGGTTGCACATCAAGCAATACGAAGAAGAAACCAACCTGCGGTTGCAGTTGGTCGTCGACCGTTCGGCCAGCATGGCGTACGGCGATGGCGATTCGAACAAGTTTGATTATTCCGCGTCGATCGCCGCATCACTGGCGTACTTGGCGCTTCGGCAAAAGGACGCGACGGGCCTGTACACCTTCGACACCGCGGTCCGCGACAGCATCACCGCGCGCAGCAACCAACAACAGCTTGCCCGCATGTTGGCGTTGTTGGAATCGGTGGGGGCCGACGGACGGACCGATTTAAAATCGGTGGCCATGGAAATTGCACAAACAATCCCTCGGCGCGGTTTGGTCGTGGTGATCAGTGATTTGCTGGGCGTCGATTCACTGTTGGAAGGGCTTCAGGTTTTCCGTGCCCGCGGTCACGACGTCGCGTTGTTCCATGTGCTGCATGACCACGAAGTCGACTTTCAATTCGACGGGGCGACGCGATTCGAAGGCTTGGAGACCGACCAAATTCTGAACTGCAACCCGCGGGCACTGCGGGAAGGTTATCTGGAGGCGCTCAACGAGTTCCTGGAGTCCACCCGCCGGGCTTGTGGCCGGTTGCAGATCGATTACATGCTGACACGCACCAGCGAACCGTTAGATGCAGTGCTGGCCAAGTTTTTGTCGACGCGTTTAAGGTTGCCCAACTTGCGCAAGTAA
- a CDS encoding BatA domain-containing protein — MFLFPVLTIGFLFVAVPLLVHLINMLRHRRQPWAAMDFLLASYRKQRKWVVLRQLLLLLSRLALAALLIALLAGWTGGGKLMQMLGGKTVHHVVLLDDSYSMGDASGNTTAYQSALQTLQDLTRQLAQEDGEHRLTVMRSSRAALATRGGIQRGDTAADLSSQTITGDSRLIRRVMATAASPLRTDMTAAVEMAAQLLENDSADERHVYLLSDFRRRDWSAPERLTQQLRRIDGDAEIRLVDCAGAAAGNLAITELSPQQDVWVAGVPVVIRAKVKNYGSGPVNNVTIGVRMVLYGDDVTTPEPGLPQSGRVESLPAIVIESLQSGEEVTKTFQVFVAQPGTHAIEAWLPEDALAIDNRRICTLPLSETQKVLVIDDDPDGRGAYHVGSVLNPGGQVNIGAVPQVEASSFLRSITPESLAEFRAVYLIDVPTIGEGAAAALDQYVRSGGGLAWFLGESVDRTVYNQTLVSADRRLLPAPLLQIQPLRDRPDGVTADVRMDDSSDLLRPLASAGDGVFSLVRFSDSWLLDLKENDPNDTGITTDVVSGDVAEATTTESENPVMGPVRVPLRRTDGVPVVMQHDYGRGRVVTVAAGLDGQWTNWTGDPTFVVFLLQTNAYLWSAASPPTARSVDDPMRVSLPADRYAPVLTWLPANEPPRLPIELSRDDLAEDDSTDAGSGAASGDGDGQQTLELDPVGAIVDGRVDVTDLMRPGLGEWMLTALDGQTEMRPVATTIRVGESDLQRSKHAEVLRDLQPVDAEFIDRGRWNDQTRQAGSSLVSLVLLGLLALVFAIEQALAYWASYHAAAPSSIKSGRRGGGVGSAAPSWSDRSTTGSEANGDLTGDRVG, encoded by the coding sequence TTGTTTCTGTTTCCCGTCCTGACGATCGGTTTTCTGTTTGTCGCGGTGCCGCTGTTGGTCCACCTGATCAACATGCTGCGCCATCGCCGACAACCGTGGGCGGCGATGGACTTTTTGTTGGCCAGTTATCGCAAGCAACGCAAATGGGTGGTGTTGCGGCAACTGTTGTTGTTGCTGTCGCGTCTGGCCCTCGCAGCCTTGCTGATCGCCTTGTTGGCCGGTTGGACCGGCGGCGGCAAGCTGATGCAAATGCTGGGCGGCAAAACGGTTCACCACGTCGTGCTGTTGGATGACAGCTATTCGATGGGAGATGCCAGCGGCAACACGACCGCCTATCAGTCGGCGTTGCAAACGCTGCAGGACTTGACCCGCCAATTGGCTCAGGAAGACGGCGAACACCGTTTGACCGTGATGCGATCCAGCCGCGCGGCACTGGCGACACGAGGCGGGATCCAGCGGGGTGATACGGCGGCGGATTTGTCGTCGCAAACGATCACCGGCGATTCGCGTTTGATCCGACGTGTGATGGCGACGGCGGCATCACCGCTGCGGACCGACATGACTGCGGCGGTGGAGATGGCCGCCCAGTTGTTGGAAAACGATTCGGCCGATGAACGACACGTCTACTTGTTAAGCGATTTTCGGCGTCGCGATTGGTCGGCGCCGGAGCGTTTGACTCAACAGCTTCGTCGGATCGACGGCGATGCAGAAATTCGGCTGGTCGATTGTGCCGGTGCGGCGGCAGGCAACTTGGCAATCACCGAACTGTCACCCCAGCAAGACGTCTGGGTCGCGGGCGTTCCAGTGGTGATCCGGGCCAAAGTCAAAAATTATGGCAGCGGTCCGGTCAACAACGTGACGATCGGGGTGCGGATGGTTTTGTACGGCGACGACGTCACGACACCCGAACCCGGATTGCCACAAAGCGGTCGTGTCGAATCGTTGCCCGCAATTGTGATCGAATCGCTTCAAAGTGGCGAAGAAGTCACCAAGACCTTTCAAGTCTTTGTCGCGCAACCGGGGACTCATGCGATCGAAGCTTGGTTGCCCGAGGATGCTTTGGCGATCGACAACCGCCGCATCTGCACGTTGCCGTTATCCGAAACGCAAAAGGTTCTGGTCATCGACGATGATCCCGACGGCCGCGGTGCCTATCACGTCGGATCGGTTCTGAATCCCGGCGGCCAAGTCAATATCGGTGCGGTTCCGCAAGTCGAAGCCTCCAGTTTCCTGCGATCGATCACGCCGGAATCGTTGGCGGAGTTTCGAGCGGTCTATCTGATCGATGTTCCGACAATCGGCGAAGGTGCCGCCGCGGCGCTGGACCAGTATGTCCGCAGCGGTGGCGGGCTGGCGTGGTTCTTGGGCGAATCGGTCGATCGAACGGTGTACAACCAAACCTTGGTGTCGGCGGATCGACGGTTATTGCCGGCTCCGTTGCTGCAAATCCAACCGCTGCGTGATCGCCCCGATGGCGTGACGGCGGATGTGCGGATGGATGATTCGTCGGATCTGTTGCGTCCGCTGGCATCCGCCGGTGACGGCGTGTTTTCCTTGGTCCGGTTCAGCGATTCTTGGTTGCTGGACTTGAAAGAGAACGACCCAAACGACACGGGCATTACGACAGACGTGGTGTCAGGCGATGTGGCCGAAGCAACCACCACCGAGTCCGAAAACCCTGTGATGGGACCGGTGCGAGTTCCGCTGCGACGCACCGATGGTGTACCGGTGGTGATGCAACATGATTACGGCCGTGGCCGTGTCGTGACCGTCGCCGCGGGACTGGACGGACAATGGACCAACTGGACGGGTGATCCGACCTTTGTGGTGTTCTTGTTGCAAACCAATGCGTATTTGTGGAGTGCCGCGTCGCCTCCAACGGCTCGGTCGGTCGACGACCCGATGCGTGTTTCCTTGCCCGCTGATCGATACGCCCCTGTGTTGACTTGGTTGCCGGCCAACGAACCCCCGCGATTGCCGATCGAACTGTCCCGTGATGACCTTGCCGAAGATGATTCGACCGATGCGGGCTCCGGTGCAGCATCTGGTGACGGTGACGGACAACAAACGCTGGAACTCGATCCGGTCGGTGCGATCGTCGACGGCCGTGTCGATGTGACGGATCTGATGCGTCCCGGTTTGGGCGAATGGATGCTGACGGCGCTGGACGGCCAAACGGAAATGCGGCCGGTGGCGACGACGATCCGAGTGGGCGAAAGCGATTTGCAACGCAGCAAGCATGCCGAGGTCTTGCGTGACTTGCAGCCGGTCGATGCGGAGTTCATCGATCGAGGACGTTGGAATGACCAGACACGCCAAGCGGGCAGTTCGTTGGTGTCGCTGGTGTTGTTGGGATTGTTGGCATTGGTATTTGCGATCGAACAGGCCCTGGCGTACTGGGCCAGCTATCACGCGGCGGCCCCATCGTCGATCAAGAGTGGTCGGCGTGGCGGCGGCGTGGGAAGCGCCGCGCCGTCCTGGTCGGATCGATCGACAACAGGTTCGGAAGCGAACGGTGATTTGACGGGGGATCGCGTCGGATGA
- a CDS encoding vWA domain-containing protein — MIGQVADRSEVVYEFMRARSLDGWWIWAVVVLGVIALLTLCVRFYRRDIVEISRPVGWTLMLLRLTAVIALVFFFFDLQRRTQRVVTRPSEVVLMVDTSQSMSLAGGIDPGSPSRVQLAETLLDDSPLLTQMRDEHRVSVYGFDAESEPTLWMSTDTADQSLDADSAARTQPDTADETVSATARRIAWFGGFAIAVGLLLALISLAIGATGRGQSVGWFLVTSASCLLIGGVSLGSVYCVQSPAPLASILGLSGPSDADDTTEDAESTEAPGQGPSGVADWENQVAAVGSESRIGDAIRTVLTDHEPSTLAGIVVMTDGQNNGGVDLGSATALARRAGVSVYPVGLGSSRPATNVRVVDLDAPKRVYPGDKFAISAVLQGSGARPIEVEVQLLDGLDQTAANNDGNASTDSSGDTAVDLPSNVIDSRRVTLPVDGTLSGLRFEMEPESVGRRRVAVRIVAPEGDTNVRDDAQAARYEVVSRKLKVMTVAGGPTREYRFVRNLLYRDKSVELDVWLQTGQPGMSQDADLVLTSFPETPEDLFEYDAIIMFDPDWRSFDAASLQVIERWLAEQAGGLILVAGPVYHPMFFRGRTDPRISTVRGFFPVDLATRGALLGGGRQGGDDAWPLDFTPDAQRAEFLWIDQDPTSSFQIWDEFDGVYDFVGVKGLKPGAKAYSRFSDPTTRVGDELPVFMASQFYGSGRTYFQASGEMWRLRQASDAYFDRYYTQLIRWASEGRLLRDSNRGVLLVDNSKAMVGDTIAIRAVLTDDQFEPLQVPKVPVKVLTPGGTVMDLDLTPTPGQPRPGTYGGRLIVREAGGYEIRLTLGDVLAEQVLRQSVQVRLPTVELERPRRNDDGLTSLADLTAGRFFPLDDPASTNTVADELVRVIRPQPQTTVLPGNTDQDFTRRRNAALMWLIATFLTFEWVTRRLHRLA, encoded by the coding sequence ATGATCGGACAAGTGGCGGACCGAAGCGAAGTCGTTTACGAATTCATGCGAGCCCGATCGCTGGACGGGTGGTGGATTTGGGCCGTGGTCGTCTTGGGCGTGATCGCCCTGCTGACGCTGTGCGTGCGTTTTTATCGACGTGACATCGTGGAAATTTCACGGCCGGTCGGCTGGACGCTGATGCTGTTGCGTTTGACGGCCGTGATCGCGCTGGTGTTCTTTTTCTTCGATCTGCAACGTCGAACGCAGCGGGTGGTGACGCGGCCCAGCGAAGTCGTCCTGATGGTCGACACCAGCCAAAGCATGTCGCTGGCCGGCGGCATCGATCCGGGATCGCCCAGTCGGGTGCAGTTGGCCGAAACCCTGCTGGATGATTCGCCGTTATTGACACAGATGCGCGATGAACATCGCGTCAGCGTTTACGGGTTTGATGCGGAATCAGAACCAACGCTTTGGATGTCCACCGACACGGCGGATCAATCTTTGGATGCCGATTCGGCGGCACGGACGCAGCCGGACACCGCGGACGAAACGGTTTCAGCGACCGCACGCCGGATAGCCTGGTTCGGCGGATTCGCGATCGCGGTCGGCTTGTTGCTGGCGTTGATTTCCTTGGCCATTGGTGCCACCGGACGTGGACAATCGGTCGGCTGGTTCCTGGTCACATCCGCCAGTTGTCTGTTGATCGGCGGGGTTTCGTTGGGCAGCGTTTATTGCGTGCAAAGCCCGGCACCGCTGGCGTCGATTCTGGGTTTGTCGGGGCCCTCGGATGCCGACGATACGACCGAGGATGCGGAGTCGACCGAGGCCCCGGGACAGGGACCGTCGGGCGTGGCGGACTGGGAGAATCAGGTGGCCGCCGTCGGCAGCGAAAGCCGCATCGGGGACGCGATCCGCACGGTCCTGACCGATCACGAACCCAGCACGTTGGCCGGGATCGTCGTCATGACCGATGGCCAGAATAACGGCGGCGTGGACTTGGGCAGTGCAACGGCACTGGCGCGACGTGCCGGGGTTTCGGTGTACCCGGTCGGCTTGGGCAGCAGTCGTCCGGCGACCAACGTTCGCGTGGTCGATCTGGATGCCCCCAAACGTGTCTATCCGGGCGACAAGTTTGCCATTTCGGCGGTGCTGCAGGGCAGCGGCGCACGTCCGATCGAAGTCGAGGTTCAGTTGCTGGACGGACTGGATCAAACCGCCGCCAACAACGACGGCAATGCGTCGACCGATAGCAGCGGCGATACGGCTGTCGATTTGCCGTCCAACGTGATCGACAGCCGGCGTGTGACTTTGCCGGTGGACGGGACGTTGTCGGGCCTGCGTTTCGAAATGGAACCTGAATCGGTTGGCCGGCGTCGCGTGGCGGTACGCATCGTTGCACCGGAGGGTGACACGAACGTGCGTGATGACGCCCAGGCGGCGCGATACGAGGTCGTGTCGCGTAAGTTGAAAGTGATGACGGTCGCCGGTGGGCCGACCCGCGAGTATCGCTTTGTGCGGAACTTGTTGTACCGGGACAAATCGGTGGAACTGGATGTTTGGCTGCAGACCGGACAACCCGGCATGAGCCAAGACGCGGACCTGGTGTTGACGAGCTTTCCCGAAACGCCGGAAGACTTGTTCGAATATGACGCGATCATCATGTTCGACCCCGATTGGCGATCTTTCGATGCGGCATCGTTGCAGGTGATCGAACGTTGGTTGGCCGAACAGGCCGGTGGGCTGATCTTGGTCGCTGGTCCGGTTTATCACCCGATGTTTTTCCGCGGCCGAACCGATCCCCGCATCAGCACCGTGCGAGGGTTCTTTCCGGTCGATCTGGCCACACGCGGTGCTTTGCTGGGCGGTGGTCGCCAGGGCGGTGACGATGCTTGGCCGCTAGACTTCACGCCGGACGCGCAACGAGCGGAATTCTTGTGGATTGATCAAGACCCGACGTCCAGCTTTCAAATCTGGGACGAATTCGATGGCGTCTATGACTTTGTGGGTGTCAAAGGACTGAAGCCGGGGGCGAAAGCGTATTCACGATTTTCCGATCCGACCACGCGTGTCGGTGACGAGTTGCCGGTCTTCATGGCGTCACAGTTTTACGGTTCGGGTCGAACGTATTTTCAGGCCAGCGGTGAAATGTGGCGATTGCGGCAAGCCAGCGACGCCTACTTTGATCGCTATTACACCCAACTGATTCGCTGGGCCAGCGAAGGGCGGTTGCTGCGTGACAGCAATCGCGGCGTGCTGTTGGTCGACAATTCCAAAGCGATGGTGGGCGATACCATCGCGATCCGCGCGGTGTTGACCGACGACCAATTCGAACCGTTGCAGGTGCCCAAGGTTCCCGTGAAGGTATTGACGCCCGGTGGCACCGTGATGGATTTAGATTTGACGCCGACGCCGGGCCAACCGCGTCCGGGAACCTATGGCGGACGGCTGATCGTGCGCGAAGCTGGCGGATACGAAATCCGATTGACGTTGGGCGATGTTTTGGCCGAACAGGTGCTGCGGCAAAGCGTTCAGGTGCGGTTGCCAACCGTTGAACTGGAGCGACCGCGGCGAAACGATGACGGATTGACGTCGTTGGCGGATCTGACCGCCGGCCGCTTTTTCCCATTGGATGATCCCGCGTCGACCAACACGGTGGCTGATGAATTGGTGCGTGTCATTCGGCCTCAACCACAGACCACGGTCTTGCCCGGTAATACCGACCAAGACTTTACGCGACGCCGAAACGCCGCATTGATGTGGCTGATCGCGACGTTTTTGACTTTTGAATGGGTGACCCGCCGGCTGCACCGTCTGGCATGA